In Herbinix luporum, a single window of DNA contains:
- a CDS encoding helix-turn-helix transcriptional regulator, translated as MFLPEVHLPDGKDSLGIVLNTLCRKAVESSKVHPIHIDETSREFAIRIESISSLKDADKLQKTMIRKYCMLVTNYSLSGYSPLIQRIINYIDMNISEQISLRQLADMFSINSSYLSSLFKKEMGVTLTNFINQRKIRFAITLLNKTDTQVQNIASQVGIHDVNYFIKVFKKIIGMTPKEYRDSIKGRKEL; from the coding sequence ATGTTTTTACCTGAGGTACATCTGCCAGATGGAAAGGACAGCTTAGGGATTGTTTTAAATACTTTATGCCGCAAAGCAGTTGAAAGCAGTAAGGTTCACCCCATTCATATTGATGAGACATCAAGAGAATTTGCTATCCGCATTGAATCTATATCATCTTTAAAAGATGCGGACAAACTTCAAAAAACAATGATTCGAAAATACTGTATGCTGGTAACCAACTATTCATTATCAGGATATTCCCCTTTGATTCAAAGAATCATTAATTACATTGACATGAATATTTCAGAGCAAATCTCTTTAAGACAATTGGCTGATATGTTTTCAATAAATTCCAGTTATCTGTCATCCTTATTTAAAAAAGAAATGGGAGTTACCCTTACAAATTTTATAAATCAACGGAAAATTAGGTTTGCAATAACATTACTTAATAAGACGGATACACAAGTACAAAATATTGCCTCACAGGTTGGTATTCATGATGTAAATTATTTTATTAAAGTATTTAAAAAAATAATCGGGATGACTCCCAAAGAATATAGGGATTCAATTAAAGGCCGCAAGGAATTGTAA
- a CDS encoding HAD family hydrolase yields MGYFDYEKDKEYLICIDSDGCAMDTMDVKHIRCFGPEWIKTFGLEKYQEEGLEYWNKINLYSKTRGINRFKGLAMALEEMERRGLVFDGLDTFIRWTKEAKELSNPALLEACQKTNSLCMELALLWSIRVNRSISQLPKVDKPFPNVKSALDKMEQAADLVVVSSANGQAIEEEWEKHNLKQHTKVLLSQEAGSKAFCITQLLKKGYDPKKVCMVGDAPGDRDAAFSNGVWFYPIVVGKEEISWKKLKDEAFPRLLSGKFDKAYQEELLKDFNQALGI; encoded by the coding sequence ATGGGTTACTTTGATTATGAAAAAGATAAGGAATATCTGATATGTATAGATAGTGACGGATGTGCCATGGACACTATGGACGTAAAGCATATTAGATGTTTCGGTCCGGAATGGATTAAAACCTTTGGCCTTGAGAAGTATCAAGAAGAAGGATTGGAATATTGGAATAAAATTAATCTTTATTCTAAAACCAGAGGAATTAACCGTTTTAAGGGGCTTGCCATGGCTCTAGAAGAAATGGAAAGAAGAGGACTAGTCTTTGATGGACTGGATACTTTTATCCGCTGGACAAAAGAGGCAAAAGAATTATCCAATCCTGCCTTACTTGAAGCATGTCAGAAAACTAATAGTCTTTGCATGGAATTGGCTTTGCTTTGGAGTATCCGTGTAAATCGATCTATTTCACAATTGCCCAAGGTAGATAAACCCTTCCCCAATGTAAAATCAGCTCTTGATAAAATGGAACAAGCAGCCGATTTGGTTGTGGTATCCTCAGCAAACGGTCAGGCCATTGAAGAGGAATGGGAAAAGCATAATCTAAAACAACATACAAAAGTTTTATTAAGTCAAGAAGCAGGATCAAAAGCTTTTTGTATCACCCAGTTACTTAAGAAGGGTTATGATCCTAAGAAGGTCTGTATGGTAGGTGATGCTCCCGGTGACCGTGATGCCGCATTCTCTAACGGTGTTTGGTTTTATCCGATTGTGGTTGGCAAGGAAGAGATAAGTTGGAAAAAACTAAAAGATGAAGCCTTCCCTAGACTTTTATCAGGTAAGTTTGATAAAGCATATCAGGAAGAACTTCTAAAGGACTTTAACCAAGCACTTGGTATATAA